Proteins co-encoded in one Brassica rapa cultivar Chiifu-401-42 chromosome A02, CAAS_Brap_v3.01, whole genome shotgun sequence genomic window:
- the LOC103854544 gene encoding transcription factor bHLH78 isoform X2, giving the protein MDNELIMNTELHPPPEIAAHFEQPSCSSPMLNWPLMNSNLSQYSPPQDCFTWEKSTEQQQKQSIFDSALSSLVSSPTPSNSNFSGGVGGGDGFVIRELIGKLGNVGNSSATPMSSPPPMMNRTTPLTEFSGDPGFAERAARFSCFGSQSFNGRTNSSLPVNNNGKIVNSGKLTRVASTPALNGFVSPMVPAGKFSRKRKSMTKGKSKENPLPTASPAPSFTKTAEEKGGKRRRREDEKEDNTKAPEPPKDYIHVRARRGQATDSHSLAERVRREKIGERMKLLEDLVPGCNKVTGKALMLDEIINYVQSLQRQVEFLSMKLSSVNDTRLDFNVDALVSKDVMIPSSSNRLHEAGLQAESLSHHSYNNNSQLHTNVSSSNMMLQSPVNSLETSTLASSFTHLPTLTQFTDSISQYQMFSQEDLQSIVGMGVAHNPNHESQNMKIEL; this is encoded by the exons ATGGACAACGAGCTGATTATGAACACAGAGCTTCACCCACCGCCGGAGATAGCAGCACATTTCGAACAACCGTCTTGTTCATCGCCGATGCTTAACTGGCCATTAATGAACTCGAACCTCTCTCAATATTCGCCTCCGCAGGATTGCTTCACGTGGGAAAAGTCAACGGAGCAACAACAAAAACAGAGCATCTTCGACTCTGCTTTGAGCTCTCTAGTCTCCTCCCCGACGCCGTCGAACTCAAACTTCTCCGGCGGAGTCGGAGGCGGTGACGGCTTCGTTATCAGAGAACTCATCGGGAAGCTTGGTAACGTCGGGAACAGCTCCGCGACTCCGATGAGCTCCCCACCGCCGATGATGAACAGAACGACGCCGTTGACGGAGTTCTCAGGTGATCCGGGTTTCGCGGAGAGGGCGGCGAGATTCTCTTGCTTCGGTAGCCAGAGTTTCAACGGAAGAACCAACTCAAGTCTCCCTGTTAACAACAACGGGAAGATCGTGAACTCGGGGAAGCTGACACGTGTCGCCAGCACACCTGCTCTTAACGGTTTTGTTTCTCCGATGGTTCCCGCCGGAAAATTTTCCCGGAAAAGAAAATCTATGACGAAAGGAAAATCCAAGGAGAACCCACTTCCCACTGCTTCACCAGCACCCAGTTTCACAAAG ACGGCGGAGGAAAAAGGAGGGAAAAGGAGAAGACGAGAAGACGAAAAAGAAGATAACACAAAAGCACCTGAGCCTCCTAAAGATTACATCCATGTTCGTGCTCGACGAGGCCAAGCCACTGACAGTCACAGTCTCGCCGAAAGg GTTCGGAGGGAGAAGATTGGTGAAAGGATGAAGCTGCTTGAAGATCTTGTTCCTGGCTGCAATAAG GTTACTGGAAAGGCATTGATGCTGGATGAAATTATAAACTATGTACAATCACTGCAAAGACAAGTTGag TTCTTGTCAATGAAGTTATCATCTGTGAACGACACCAGGCTGGATTTTAACGTGGACGCTCTTGTGTCAAAGGATGTG ATGATTCCATCAAGTAGCAACCGGTTGCATGAAGCAGGACTCCAAGCAGAGTCTTTAAGTCATCATAGTTACAATAATAATTCACAATTGCACACTAATGTTTCTTCCAGTAACATGATGCTTCAATCTCCTGTGAATTCATTGGAAACTTCTACCTTAGCCAGCAGCTTCACCCACTTACCAACACTTACCCAATTCACTGACTCAATATCTCAG TATCAAATGTTTAGCCAGGAAGATTTACAGAGCATTGTAGGGATGGGAGTGGCACATAATCCCAACCATGAATCTCAAAACATGAAAATTGAGCTTTGA
- the LOC103854544 gene encoding transcription factor bHLH78 isoform X1, producing the protein MDNELIMNTELHPPPEIAAHFEQPSCSSPMLNWPLMNSNLSQYSPPQDCFTWEKSTEQQQKQSIFDSALSSLVSSPTPSNSNFSGGVGGGDGFVIRELIGKLGNVGNSSATPMSSPPPMMNRTTPLTEFSGDPGFAERAARFSCFGSQSFNGRTNSSLPVNNNGKIVNSGKLTRVASTPALNGFVSPMVPAGKFSRKRKSMTKGKSKENPLPTASPAPSFTKTAEEKGGKRRRREDEKEDNTKAPEPPKDYIHVRARRGQATDSHSLAERVRREKIGERMKLLEDLVPGCNKVTGKALMLDEIINYVQSLQRQVEFLSMKLSSVNDTRLDFNVDALVSKDVFLQMIPSSSNRLHEAGLQAESLSHHSYNNNSQLHTNVSSSNMMLQSPVNSLETSTLASSFTHLPTLTQFTDSISQYQMFSQEDLQSIVGMGVAHNPNHESQNMKIEL; encoded by the exons ATGGACAACGAGCTGATTATGAACACAGAGCTTCACCCACCGCCGGAGATAGCAGCACATTTCGAACAACCGTCTTGTTCATCGCCGATGCTTAACTGGCCATTAATGAACTCGAACCTCTCTCAATATTCGCCTCCGCAGGATTGCTTCACGTGGGAAAAGTCAACGGAGCAACAACAAAAACAGAGCATCTTCGACTCTGCTTTGAGCTCTCTAGTCTCCTCCCCGACGCCGTCGAACTCAAACTTCTCCGGCGGAGTCGGAGGCGGTGACGGCTTCGTTATCAGAGAACTCATCGGGAAGCTTGGTAACGTCGGGAACAGCTCCGCGACTCCGATGAGCTCCCCACCGCCGATGATGAACAGAACGACGCCGTTGACGGAGTTCTCAGGTGATCCGGGTTTCGCGGAGAGGGCGGCGAGATTCTCTTGCTTCGGTAGCCAGAGTTTCAACGGAAGAACCAACTCAAGTCTCCCTGTTAACAACAACGGGAAGATCGTGAACTCGGGGAAGCTGACACGTGTCGCCAGCACACCTGCTCTTAACGGTTTTGTTTCTCCGATGGTTCCCGCCGGAAAATTTTCCCGGAAAAGAAAATCTATGACGAAAGGAAAATCCAAGGAGAACCCACTTCCCACTGCTTCACCAGCACCCAGTTTCACAAAG ACGGCGGAGGAAAAAGGAGGGAAAAGGAGAAGACGAGAAGACGAAAAAGAAGATAACACAAAAGCACCTGAGCCTCCTAAAGATTACATCCATGTTCGTGCTCGACGAGGCCAAGCCACTGACAGTCACAGTCTCGCCGAAAGg GTTCGGAGGGAGAAGATTGGTGAAAGGATGAAGCTGCTTGAAGATCTTGTTCCTGGCTGCAATAAG GTTACTGGAAAGGCATTGATGCTGGATGAAATTATAAACTATGTACAATCACTGCAAAGACAAGTTGag TTCTTGTCAATGAAGTTATCATCTGTGAACGACACCAGGCTGGATTTTAACGTGGACGCTCTTGTGTCAAAGGATGTG tttcTTCAGATGATTCCATCAAGTAGCAACCGGTTGCATGAAGCAGGACTCCAAGCAGAGTCTTTAAGTCATCATAGTTACAATAATAATTCACAATTGCACACTAATGTTTCTTCCAGTAACATGATGCTTCAATCTCCTGTGAATTCATTGGAAACTTCTACCTTAGCCAGCAGCTTCACCCACTTACCAACACTTACCCAATTCACTGACTCAATATCTCAG TATCAAATGTTTAGCCAGGAAGATTTACAGAGCATTGTAGGGATGGGAGTGGCACATAATCCCAACCATGAATCTCAAAACATGAAAATTGAGCTTTGA